The Aedes albopictus strain Foshan chromosome 2, AalbF5, whole genome shotgun sequence region atcgatttactcaaatttggcttattgggcggaactatgggattgcgtcaaaagaactcaattttgggtagtttggcggttccgtgtgcgCACCGCACCGTGTTTATCTTCATCAGTCACTGTTTTCACGTGTTTCGTTCAAGTTATCGCAAATTTCCTCGTTTTATGCGTGTTAAAGCGatagaaaatgagtgaatttatcGAAAAACGCCGCGAGTTATCCATCCAGGAGTATGAGTTTATGAAGCACCTTAAACTGTTCACGGACGATGAAATTCACGGCATAAAAACAAAGCGCTTCCAGCACGAACACAAGGTGGAACGCCGGGCCAAGGAGCTGCCGGATTTTATCAACTACATTGTGTATGAAAACAATGTGCTGGAGCTGTTGGCCGAGCGGCGCAAAAAGCTGCGGGTGTACAGCGGGCGGCACAATCTTGAGAGCGGCATATTCAACCGGATAAGAACGCTGTACAAACGGGCAATGGACCGGTTCCCGGCGGAGTACCGCCTGTGGACGCACTATTTGAGGCACTGCGAGAAGCACAAGCTCGAGACGGAGGGTTCGCGAACGTTGGACAAAATGTTGAACTACCACGGGGATAAGCCGAAGGCGTGGATTACCGCGGCCAACTGGGAGTACAAGCAGATGAACAGTATGGAACGGGCGCGGCATTTCATGTTCCGGGGGCTGCAGAGACATCCGGAGTGCCGCGGGTTGTACGTGAATTTCTTGCAGTTGCAGCTGCAGGAGGTGGAGAAGATTTTGGAATCGTCTGAAGAGGATGTGGAGGAGCTGATGGAGAAGGACGATTCGCCGTTGAAACGAGCGCTGGAATGTTTGAAGGTGGTTTACGAACATTATGCGGGCAAGGACCGTGATTTGGAGTTTttcgttgaagttttggatagttTGAAGCCATGCGCTGTTACGAGAGAGTTTGGATTGACTGTGCTGGAAGACATGAAACGATTGTTTGCAGAAAAGGAGCTCATGTGGAACACTTTGGCTATGCTGGAACTGAATGGATCACACCTGTTGAAGGAAACGAGCGAAGAGAAAGGAGTGAAGAGCGAgagttttttcaaagaaaatctcgAAGGATGCGTACGAGTCTACGAGAACGCAGTCAAATCGCTTCCTACCAAGACTATGTGGTCTTATTATATTGACAGTATGCTGAAAGTTAACGAAGATATGTCATCTCAGCAGAAGCTTAGACGCAAAGTACTTGGAGTTGCCTTCAAAAACGCCTTCGAGACTGGCTATCTCGAAGAAGATAAATACGTTCAGTACCTGAAGCTACTGATCCATACCGACAAACCTCAGGACTCATTCGTTACagatgttttggataaagctcTAGATGCATACCCCAGTTCCGTCAAACTTTGGGAATTACGTCTCATCTATTTAGGTCGTAAGCAAGAATCGTCAAATGAATTCGATGGAGTGTTCAAACAATCTCTGGCCAAATGCAGCGGAGATGTGCTACCACTTTGGGTTGCCCGGTTCCAGTACTATCACACGCACCCGAATCACTCCGATCGCTTGGAACAAACTTTCAAGGACGCCATCAATCAGCCACCAACCATTTCGAAGCATTTTCAACCCCTTTATCTGGACTTCCTAACCATAACGGAAGACATCAACACCGCCCGCAAGCAATATCGTCAAATGCAACGGGACTGCTGCCCCTGTCTGGAACTTCACCGCAAAATGTCTCAGCTGGAATCCATCCAGGCGCAACCCAACACCGATCAGTGGCGGCTGTGCCACGAGAACGCCACTCAGTACTTTGGAACCACGGATCCATCCGTTTGGATCGACTACATCCGATTCGAGAAGGAAGCAGGTAGCCCGAAGAATATGCCCCTCATTTTCGAACGAGCCAAGTCACGTCTGGACGATGACCTGGTAGCTGAGTTCATCACCGAATATGAACTGCTGAGGAATCCTTTAGTTTAGTGCTGTCACAAAATCAGGATAACAACTAATGTAACATTTAGCTAATAAAGTTTAATTTCACAGAAAAATATAACTTCTTCAAACGCATGAGTAGTAACCACTAGAAATCCAACCCCGCCAAATCGTCGTCCTCGCCGTCGTCCAGCATTCTTTGCAGGTCGCTGTTGCTGTCAGTCTTGGATGATAAATCACTTCCGCTAGCCTTCGCACCATCGCAAACGACGAAGCGGTCCAACGTCCCCATCGCAGTGTCCCGCTTCTCCAGGTACGCTTCGATGTTTCCCGCCGAGCAGGGGGCATCCACATTGGTCGAATCGGAGAAATCCTCGTTACACAGTCCGGCCTTGTTCAGGATGTTCTGCTTCTTCTGCAGCATCGTCCAGATGATGTCGTCGGCAGTTTTCTTAGCGAGAAGGTATCGAACC contains the following coding sequences:
- the LOC109430167 gene encoding U3 small nucleolar RNA-associated protein 6 homolog, whose amino-acid sequence is MSEFIEKRRELSIQEYEFMKHLKLFTDDEIHGIKTKRFQHEHKVERRAKELPDFINYIVYENNVLELLAERRKKLRVYSGRHNLESGIFNRIRTLYKRAMDRFPAEYRLWTHYLRHCEKHKLETEGSRTLDKMLNYHGDKPKAWITAANWEYKQMNSMERARHFMFRGLQRHPECRGLYVNFLQLQLQEVEKILESSEEDVEELMEKDDSPLKRALECLKVVYEHYAGKDRDLEFFVEVLDSLKPCAVTREFGLTVLEDMKRLFAEKELMWNTLAMLELNGSHLLKETSEEKGVKSESFFKENLEGCVRVYENAVKSLPTKTMWSYYIDSMLKVNEDMSSQQKLRRKVLGVAFKNAFETGYLEEDKYVQYLKLLIHTDKPQDSFVTDVLDKALDAYPSSVKLWELRLIYLGRKQESSNEFDGVFKQSLAKCSGDVLPLWVARFQYYHTHPNHSDRLEQTFKDAINQPPTISKHFQPLYLDFLTITEDINTARKQYRQMQRDCCPCLELHRKMSQLESIQAQPNTDQWRLCHENATQYFGTTDPSVWIDYIRFEKEAGSPKNMPLIFERAKSRLDDDLVAEFITEYELLRNPLV